A DNA window from Parabacteroides johnsonii DSM 18315 contains the following coding sequences:
- a CDS encoding DUF7688 family protein translates to MEEIRQNGKIILHSDDGTSIRMIFKNLMGRNFQGQEYAEYIRHIAIGEMGFSPGIIEHCRDGEVIGKGKIPNV, encoded by the coding sequence ATGGAAGAAATCAGACAGAACGGAAAAATCATCCTGCACAGCGATGACGGAACAAGCATAAGGATGATTTTCAAAAACCTCATGGGCAGGAATTTTCAAGGTCAGGAATATGCGGAGTATATCCGGCACATCGCAATCGGGGAGATGGGATTTTCGCCCGGCATCATAGAGCATTGCAGGGATGGTGAAGTAATCGGCAAAGGAAAAATCCCGAATGTATGA